CATGTACTCTAATGTACATTCAGGAGATTGATAATACAATTTTTGGATTCTGATATATATTCCCTTTTTTTAACTTTTGAGTGAAAGACTTCAATTCGTATTTTCTCTTTTGTTGCATATTATCTCCTTTTTAATCTTTTGGCCGATCAATATCAAATACAATTAATCACTTCGATGGCTTATTTGAAAAAAACATCAACGAACTGATAGTTTTTGGAGCTAATTTTCTAAGACGATATTGAGAAAGACTATTTTATTCCAGAAAGTTTATTATGATTGGATTTTCAAGTGCCAGATTTCTTGCAAATTCATTGTCTAGTACTATTGCTAGGTGAGAATGCATATAACTATCCAGCATGTCAAGTGATAAAATTGCACTCCATCTGTTTCATTTTAAAAAACTTGGCATACGATCAAAACAACTCTCGTTAGACAGccgttcctttctttctttttatagcCTAGTGGAGGATTAGACAAACGAAAGAAGGAAAGTTTCAGGACCAGGCAGTGAAGCCTAGCGTGGTTAAACATACTATAATATTATGTGTCTATAATATTATTCAGATAGGACGAGGCAATGTCCGATCTGAATTGTTTGTTACACAGTGCCGCTACTTATGTCCTAGCCTATGTAAGGCTAGAAATTGAAATCTCAATAAAGATAAAAATATCAGGTGATTTTTCAAGTTTGCACGTGCTAGTGAGAGATAGCAAATAgcagagtccggagcctaaaaggtataaaaatatacGGTATTTATCAAAAGGGGatgaccaaaaatttatataccaaaaaaaTTTTTTTGCGGCTGtcaacaaaaattaaaaataaaataaaatttaaacgtataacgtggactgatccacgttatacaatatattttgtataacgtggactttATATtatgtaaaacgtggactgatccacgttatacaaaatattttgtataacgtggactttaatttttttttttttttaatttttgttgaCAGCCGCAAAAtttttttggggtatatcgtgggctgatccacgatataccccttttggtatataaattttttgtcatccccttttggtaaatatcgtgtatttttataccctttagacTCCGGACTCGCAAATAGCATGTGTCCTCAGATATATTCGAGGTGTACATAAGTTATGGCTCGACActatatttataaataaaacCCTTATTCCTATTCATCATTGGGGCTCGACGCTACATTTATAAATAAAAACTCTTATTCCTATTCATCATTGGGTTTGTTGGTATCTCCGGGTGAGAGATATATACCACTTGGAATGCCTACGCATATTACTATTCAACAGAAGATGCATATATAGACTATTTTAAATTTGAGAACAAAATTCACACGATTTACCTTGTGGTCTATTCTTAGGTACCCAAGATAGGAGCAAAGCTAATTAATTACTACCCTTAACTCATCTAAATAGATAACTTTCGTATATCCACTTTCATGATTGCTTGCCTTCTATGCACTCTTGGGTGTTACCGATTACCTCACGTTACATTATATCTAGGTTTGTTAAGTGACAATATACGTTATGTTATATATTATACTAGCTTATTGGTTGGATTTCATAAGGCCTGATACTGAATAAATCAGGTTGTAGAAGATTTCTCCATTCACCACTTGCTAGCAAACAGGGCAACGTCAAGATTCTGACTCTAAACTCCTTTTAAGTCAATCATGGCTGTTACAAGTCCATAGTCCCATATACAACTTGGGCAGCTTTCAAACTCAATAATTTATTGATCAGGTCAGCCACACCAATATAGAATTGGTCCGACCTTATCCGCAAAAAGCGAGACACTGCCTTGACAATAGCAATTAGCATGCTCTAAAAAAGGGCTAAAAGAACACGCACACGCATTCAACGTTTTATTAGTATTTTCTTGTAGACCAAGTAGCAATAAATAATTGGAATTAGGCAATTTCCAGTTAAATCCAGAAGATATATATCATGTCGTTTTATTACAAAAAAATAATAGAGCCAAATAACACGCGCTAATAGGATAGTGTCCATGTTCCTTCACCGACCCACTAGTCTTGCGAACCAGTTCAACGAATATGTAAAAAATATTGGTAATTACCTTTCTCCTATTTCCACTTTCCAGATCTTTCCAATTTTAATTGGGAAAGGGATGCCCAATTCTTGAATCCACCCCCCTATATATACTCCTACTTTTGCAGCTTCTTTTTCGTACACAAGTTGAAATCAATTTTAACACACTTCTTACATAAAACCACTCAACAAAGCAATACTTTCTTGTCGTGTTGTTAATTGCAAGTTATAATCAAGAATACACCAACGATGATGATGTCAATATTCAGTTCGTTTGATGCTCGCTCTGCTGAGGTTTTTGGACAAAATTTGAGCCATTTTAAGGCACCAAGTACTGAgaccaaacaacaacaacaacaacaacaaggggTTGGGCCTACTGTATCAGATAGCAAGAGTACCGTGGCTTCTCCaccgtcttcttcttcttcaacaggTGGTCTGAAGAAGGCCGGAGAAGTGGCGCCTCCATCCTCTTCGAGGCAACAGCAGCAGAAGAGGCCGAGGTTTGCCCTGGAATTGGACGGCGTCCACTGTTTCGAAACTATTGTTAGCTATTGATTTTATATTACTAAAAATCTAATATTGAAATTCTTTATTCTTGTCTAGGCATGATTATGATCATGTGCTCTAATGTACATTCAGGAGATTGATATAGTATATTACAATTTTTGGATTCGGATATTCCATTCTTTTTACTTGATTGGAAGACTTCATTCGTATTTTGTCTTTTTTTGCATATTATCTCTTTTTTAATCTTTTGGCCGAGCAATATCACAATGAACCGCTTCGATGGCTTATTAAAAAAGAACATTGACGGCTGATAATTTTTGTAGGTTATTTCCCAAGACGAAATTGAGAAAGACTATTTTATTCCAGAAAGTTTATTATGATTGGATTTTCATGCGCCAGATTCCTTGCAAATTCATTGTCTTGTACTATTATTAGGGAGTTAGAACTTACAAGCTTTAATGACACTTAACTTTGGGCAGTTGGTTATCACAGTTATTCAATTTTATTTTATCTCGTAATAGTCGCTCAATTTTGGGTGGGTGACACCTATAATcacttaatttttatttttcaaaagtcACTTAGATCATTTTAGCCGAAAATATAATATCGTATCTATTTAATGTCGTGGtagaaaatatttaaaattttaatatttaaacTTACTTAGGATCCAATTTATTATAATTAGTGCATACAAtacttaattttaaaatattattcatcataaaaataataaacatataaatatataaaatttagATTGAAAAAGCATGTCGCGTGATAAAATTGTACTCCAAAAATGCTTTCTGCCTGGTCTAGGAATACTATTGGTAATATCTTCACCAATATAAAAGTCGTGGAAGAAAAAGTAGTTGATCTGGAAAATCTCTCCATTAAAGACAACTCTGAGATTAACAGGACGATCTTTAATCAGGCCAATGCTGAATTAATCAGGGCTTACAAAAAAGAAGAATCCTATTGGAGATAGAAGTTTGGTACTAAATGGTTTGTGGAAGGAAAAGTTAACTCTAAGTTCTTCCAtttgtaatgacctgtttggtcgttgtTATTGCATCTTCGACCCCTTTTGACCTtttcccgagcttggttagctcacttttgatccgAGGGGATCGTTCACACGCTTCCTGAGGTGTTAAGATTTGATTCGGGTGCCTTAGTTgattcaaagttgacttttgggtaaatggacctttttcgaaaatccgtcgattccgaggggtccggatggtcatttagaacttgggtgcatatttggttcggttcccaatgcactcgagtgcattttgggacttgagttggaaagttagttttgaggtatcgggggttgacttgatcaacgagacctccaacgggaattctgaggccacgagtgcgttcgtagtgtgtttttatgtatatttgcatatttggtttgtgttcgggaggttccgggATGGTTCCGAGGGT
The nucleotide sequence above comes from Lycium barbarum isolate Lr01 chromosome 3, ASM1917538v2, whole genome shotgun sequence. Encoded proteins:
- the LOC132634086 gene encoding uncharacterized protein LOC132634086, which translates into the protein MMMSIFSSFDARSAEVFGQNLSHFKAPSTETKQQQQQQQGVGPTVSDSKSTVASPPSSSSSTGGLKKAGEVAPPSSSRQQQQKRPRFALELDGVHCFETIVSY